GGCACGAGAATAGGTGAGGCACCGAGCAAGAGGCTGTCGTTCGACAGGAACTTGTAATATCTGCTTTAGAGTTAGGCTCTGCAGTGATTTTACTTTAGTGGCTAGGGGATACTAGAAAAGGTGATAATTTGAGCTTGCTCTCCAACGACTGGAAAAGAATCTCATTCTTTTCAACAGGCACAAAAGACCATTTCtgtcttggccagcttgggcTTGATTCAGAGACAGCCAGGCCCAGAACTGGCGAGCAACAGGACGGCTGTAGAGGGTGTTGTGACAAGCGCTCCCGTGATTGGCCTTGGGCTGTGATCCCTGTCTGCTTGCGGCTGGGGTTGACTGAGAAAAATCGATCAGCTGGTGAGCGTAAAATGTCTCTTTGATGAGCAACTGCTATTACCGTCGACATGCATGTTGGGATTTTTTGCTTCATGCATTTTATTACGTCTGCTGTTGCTTGATACCAGCACCCTGTGTATAGCTACTATTACCTAGGTAAGATCAACTCCCCTCATCTTTTCTCAATGAGAATTATACAACTTGAAGCTTGATTGCTGCCTCTGTCGAGGGTCCACCAATTTCCTCATGACGCCACGCTTTGAATCCCCGCCCCCACTCGATCTGAGATTAGATTCTTCGTCCAACACTATCGACTGAGATGTCCTTGCTTGCATTTTTGGGTGCACTATTAGTTAGAAAGGCTTATACTAGACTATTGCTATGAATACGATCACAAGACCTTAGCGGAACCTTTACCAGGCGGTAGGGTCTTGTATCGGTTAAATACCTTACTGAGGGGAAGTCAAGAGGAACGTCAGGATGGGACTCTACTTGTCAATGACTTGAGAACACTCAACATTTGTAGCTCAGTATATTTTGGTCATTGAACGAATATACTGGACTAGAAGAGAAGTGAAGTAGTGCTGCATAATACACGTACATACCCAGCTTCAGGTTCAGCAGCGCCATGACAGCTGACGTTATCCTCACTTTGGATAGTACGACACCTCCATCCATTGCTTAACTTGCCTGGACAGGTAGGTGCTGCTAAATCCATCCCAACTCGAAACCGGCGCTGCTCTTTTGGCATGCTCTGGGTAGGATGGGCCAAGAACAAGCAAGGGTCGCCCTTAGTCCAGATCCTACAGCCTATGCTCGGCCCACGTGTGTTGCTGTCCATCGTGGCGCACACCTTTTTGCTGTTCGTACTGCAGTAATACCTCGGAGTCTTGTTTAAACGACTGGGTGGCAATGACACTTGGGTAGTACAAGCAAAGTCGCACAGGCGGGGAGATGCGGAGCACTGCTCCCTGCGGTTAGCAAGTTGAGAGGGATTGGGACTCAATGCTCCCCCAAGATTATTCCGTCACGAACTACCGCGTTGCTAccctgctgttgctgtgaGGTTAAAAGGCGAATTGGGTAAAAGAGGGGAGGTTTCAGAAGAGGAGCAATTCGGGCTGACGCCATTGGCCGGCACCCAGCAGGTGAGGTTAATCTCGGGAGCGAATCAGCCCATGGCTTCACCCGCCTGAGCGTGCATCAAATCGCATCAAATTGTTGAGGTCCAGGGGCCCAAGCGAGCGCCTCAGCACACCTTAGCAGACTGCTAGGCCGCTAGCGGGTACTGTAGCGCAAGTGCGCCGTTGTGGGTTGTGTGTTAGTTGAGCCCAAGCAACGTCTGTATGCGGGCGAATGCACACTGTAGAGGTGCTCGTacatgtgtgtgtgcctCAATCACTCACCGCTTGCAAGTtgtgatgagaagaaggagaagattgaaGATTGCCCATTGAACTTATGAAGTTGACACAATGTACAAAAGAGAGGTGCGAGTGCCTATTCGTAAACCCCTCTCAAGTGCCGTGTCATGTTATGGAGTTCTATCAATACCCAGTGAGTGGGACGTCACTCGAGCCGGGGCTTGAGACAAGAGTTGAAAAGCTCGGGCCAGGGCTCAGAGCAATTGATCCATCTCGTGCTGTTTGATATGCGCGGGGGAGGCAGCCGAGTTTCCTAGTTGACTGCTCACATTTTGCAAGACGCAGGCTTTACCGTCTGGTAGTATTGATCACCTTGGACACTTGAcaagccgctgctgccgcttGGCTGTCTGTTCGGCACTCGTCCATGCTAATATGTCGCCTTATGTGAGGTGAGAGGATCCAACATAGCAGTTGAGTAATACCAAGGATACCTCTAAGCACACAACTTGCAACTGAGTAATGCCAGCTATTAATAAACACTGATCAATGAAAGACACATCCACTAATAGTATCAGTCAATACCTGATACCTTGGCAGTCACACAGCTCTTCTCCCGGCCGTATGCCCGCGGCGGCCGGCTGCCCGTACCATCACACTCAACtccactgcactgcactgcactgtaCAGTGCCGTACCTGTGCCCCCCGTACGAGGCTTAGCACCCAACTGAGTCGCATGCTGAAGCAGTGCATCCATCTTGCTGCTGATCCCTCGAATCTGGCTCTCCACCGCCTATCTGTCCTTTCCCGCTTGCTTGTTGCTCTtccagtttttttttcccttgtccatttttccattttttctttgtcccGCCCGTCCCCACGCAGTTTGCGTGTACCAGGCTCAATACGCCCTTTAAACGCTCCCAATCCCTCTTCCCCTCCAACCTCCGAAGTGGAACAGCTCTCCATCTGCAAGCAATTGACTCTCCACCTTGTCCGAGAAGCTTGGCAGAGGCCTTTTTCCATCTCGTCTCCTcggcagctcttcttttctagGGGAGCTAGGCTAATCTGCAGCTTGGGGGCGCCACTCCGCACGCCGTGggcaagagggaaaaaaagaaccttgaaaaaaaaaaggtcgAAGCAAAGGTGGTCCAATCACCAGCCATAGTGAGACATCCCACCACCCCCACCACACcctttggctgctgctactacCTTCTAGCACTCGTACTATTATTGCTTGTCTCGTCTTTGCCTTGTGCTAACCAGGCCGTTAGACAGTTCTCGACGCACCTCCGCAAAGTCTCATCCCTTTTTCCAAAACCCGAGTCCAAGTGCCTCGTTCACGACCGCTGCTTTGCTCAACAGCTCTCGACACCATGGGCGACTCGCACGGCTTCGTGGCGGACGAAAAGACTGTCGCCGGCTCCTCCAAGAGCTCGAGACCGGCCACCAACGGCGCGCGGTACATGCAAACCTCTGGCAGCAATGTCGTGCTGGTCCGTCGCCTGAAGCGCAAGGACGAAGGGCTCTGGAAGCCCCTCGCTCGCTGGTTCGTCGAGAACCAGGTTGGtatgttgtttttttgccttgttcttgttttttgCTCCTTTGTTACGTCCCCTCCCCTCATCGGAAGAAACATAGGTACCTGTCGCAACATTGGCATACTGCCATAgatatgcttcttttttaaagCAGCCACAGCATGAAACCTTGCTGATCTTTGCAACTAGGCTTGTCACTCAACCTGctcgctcttcttttcctggcCCACGCCTGCATTCCCAAAGCCAGAGTACACACGACCAAGTTCTTCCATCTCTCGTACTACAACGCAAAGACTGGCAAATATGCTGCCGGAATTGACGATGCCTGTTTGATTGCCTTtttcatcgtcctcttcacCGGCCTTCGAGCCGGTACCATGGACTACATCCTGGCGCCATTTGGCCGACTCTTCGAaatcaacaagaaaaaggaccTGACCCGATTCACCGAGCAGGCCTGGTTGCTGGTGTACTATCTTGTCTTTTGGCCAACGGGCGTGGTACGTGGTTCTGAAACACATGGATGTCCCAAGTAGAGGACGCAATGTCACTGACCGGCCATTATTTAGTATTTGTACTACAACTCTCCCGCCTGGCTCAACATGAGGGAGCTGTGGACCGACTGGCCGAACCGGGAGATGGGTGGCCTCATGAAGTGGTACATGATTGCTCAATGGGCGTTTTGGCTGCAACAGATCATTGTCATCAACATTGAGGATCGACGAAAGGACCACTGGCAGATGTTTAGCCaccacatcatcaccacggcGCTGATTTCGTCGtgctactgctaccaccACACCCGCGTTGGAATGTTCATCTTGGTCATCATGGACGTGGTGGATCTGTTCCTCCCTGTAAGGctctcttgtttttcttctgaCTGCCCTCAGTTGTAGGTTTTGGGATCCTTGATGTGATGGCTGACCCCAACAATTTTTCTAGGTTGCCAAGTGTCTCAAGTACTGCGGCTATACTACGCTGTGCGACTACgtctttgccctcttcatGGTGTCATGGTTTGTGGCACGCCACGTCTTCTACATCATGGTCTGCTGGTCCATTTACGCGCACACCCCCGAAATCATGCCCAATGGATGCTTCGTTGGACCGAACGACTCCCTGGTTGGACCATTGGAAGCCCCCGCCGGCTTCACGTATCTGATTgagcccttcttcaactcgACAGGGCGTGTGTGCTACAACGAGACGGTCAAGTGGGCTTTCCTCACGCCCCTCCTTCTGCTGCAGGGCATTACGATTTTCTGGTTCACCATGATTGTTCGCGTTGCCGTCAAGGTGATTGGCGGAGGTGGCGCGGAAGATACCCGgagcgacgacgaggctgacgaagaggaggatgaagaggagctcATCTACGAAGAGGTTCACCCACTGGAGCAGGAAGTCGGagtggaggagctggatctCAAGAGCTGGGAGCGACGCAACGGGCTTAAGAAGCAGGCTTCCGCCAGCGGAGTCAGCCTGCCGGGACACAGCGACCGCaaggagcttcttggccgtaTTGGCTGCGAGAAACAAGTGGAATGAAAGACGAACACAACTGGCCAGGGAAAAAGGAGGGATGATGGGCAGGACAGAGAGATATTATTTTCTTGGGACGACGGCGTTGAGGAGTTTCGAGGTGCCCCCCTTGACCGTTCCTTTTCAAGGTGAGAGGGggtgtgcttcttctttttctgtctttattttcattttcaaCCTATGACATGAAAACCTGTTTGGGATATGGGATATTTTCAACTGGCAGGGCTGTGTTGACCAACCGGGAGCTCAGGCAAGAGCGAGACGGACAGGCGGACAGATGGGACGATGCTAGAAAGCCTTTGATACCATGTGCTACGACCAACTGACTTGACGAAGTGGATTCTATAGACTCGATAGAGAGTTGATTTCGCGTGGGTTAGTTATTATGACGATATATTTTGCGGGATACATGCTGTTTTTTGTTTGGTGCCATTGTGATGAATGATGTTTGAGTTGTCACGTTGGGAGTTTGTGATGGCGAGAATATGGTCATATGTCTGTATGTATATTCTTTCATATTCAGACTTTGAGTGGTAACATCAAATAGAAAATGGTAGTATGATAGACCGACTACATGTAAAATCTGACTGCCCTACTCGCCCCCCTGAGCCTGAGCTCCATTGCTGATGCAAAACCCGAAAAACCAAAGGCCAAAGGAAAAATCAATTAATCAATAAATACATGGATAAAATGCTATATTCACATGATTAGTATGCTTCGTaagttgtctttttttttttttttgtcaaTTTTTtatcatttctttcattcatCCTCTCATGCCTCGTCAGCCAACATCTTCTTAGCCATCTCCTGCAGCTTAAACTTCTGAATCTTGCCGCTCGCCGTCTTGGGATAATCATCAACCCAGAAGACGTACTTTGGCACCAGGTGGCTCGAAAGGTTCGTCCGCACCCACTCGCGCACGCGGTCCTTGGACAATCTCCGTGCAGCCTCATCACCCTCCCGCTGTGCGTCTGCGGTTGTCCAGCCGTGGCGAGGAATGACAAAGGCGGCGACGGCTTCACCTAGGCGCTCGTCGGGGACGCCGGCGACGGAGACTTCTTGCAcgccgaggagctggaagaggcagTTTTCGACTTCTAGGGGGTGAATGTTCTCGCCGCCGCGGATGATGAGGTCCTTGATGCGGCCGGTGATTTGGACGAAGCCGTCGGCGtccatctcggcctcgtcgcCAGAGTACATCCACGTGCGGCCGTCGGACTCGGTGCGCCGGACCTGGGCGGTACGTTCAGGGTCGCCGAAGTAGCCCTTCATGACGAGGTATCCCGAGGCGGCCAGCTCGCCGCGTTCACCCAGGGGCAGAACGCGGGTGTGGTCCAGCGGGTCGACGATCTTGACCGTGGTGTGCGGCATGGGCGTGCCGACGGATGAGGTACGCTGCTCAAAGGGGTCCGAAGGCCGTGTCATGCAGCTGACGGGAGCGGTTTCCGTCATGCCGTAGCAGATGACCAGGTCCTGCAGGCCGAGGCGCTTGTAGATGGTGCGCATGAGGGACTCGGGCACGCTACTGCCGGCGACGATGCCCTTGAGCAGGTGCTGCGGCACGGGGAGGTTGAGGCTACTTTCATCCAGGGCctcgaagatggagacgagcaTGGTGCTTACGCCGTATAAGCCGGTGGCGTCTGTGTCGGCGGCCATGCGCACCGTGGCCACGGGGTCGAACGCCGGCGACGGGAACAGGATGGCGGCGCCGGTGGTCGCCGTAGCCATGTAGCCCAGCACGGAGCCGAAGCAGTGGaacagcggcggcggcacgaCGATGCGGTCCGACGGGTCGAGGCCCATGCGGTCTGCGATGAAGGCGCcgttgttgaggatggcCGTGTGCGAGAGCTGTGCGGCTTTGGGGGCAGACGTTGTTCCGGAAGTGAActggatgttgatggtgtCTGCGGGATCCAGGGGCGCGTCAGGCTTGACGGCACGATCAGAGCCCTCGAGCAGAGTCTCATATGAACTCAGCGCAGCGAATTCATCCAACGGAAAGACGACATCAGGATGGCTGGCACGGTTATCCAGCACAACGACACGCTTCAAACTAGGGACAGCCTCGCTCTGGATCCTGCTCCGCTGCAAGTCTCCCACAATcgtctccagcagctgcttaTTGCTCCGCCCCTTTCCCGGACGATACGCGAGATCCGTAACAgcgccgatgatgagcaCCTCTGCGTTGAGGTGGCTCAGGGCTGCAGTCACCTGCTGGGCATTAAAGGTAGGGTTGAGCGGGACGAGGACGGCGCCGAGCTTGAACAGGGCGTACGTCAAGGCGGCGAACTCTGCGCTGTTGCCGAGGCTAACGGCGACGCGGTCGCCCTTGCGGACGCcgatggaggagagggacgaggcgaggcggtTGGAGACGAGGTCGAGGGCGTGGTAGGTGAGGGTAGATTCGTGGGCGTTGGGGGTTGGCGAGCGGGCGATGACGGCGGAACGGTCGCCGTGGCGGGAGACGACGGAGGCGAAGTGGTCTGGGATGGTGCCTGTGAAGAGGGCGGGCTAGGAGAGGTTATGATGTTAGTATTCATGTtgctttgctgttgttgttcatGTATAGGTAGTGATGATGGGCggagtgagagtgagagtgagaggtGAGAATATAAGCGCGCGTGTAAGAGAGATGTAGATGTAAGATTACCATCTTCACAACACCGCAAACCCATTGTTTGATATTCCCCCCTCGACATCTCAGTATCACCACCCATTAGGCTCATGTAAAACTCACCTCCATCGGTCCCGTCCGTATGCTGAGCCTCTCCGTCCCCAATATCCTCTGCTGCCACTCCTGCGGCACATAGCCCTCGTCAACCgtcgtcctcgccgccgccgccgccgccgtgctCATCGCTCTCCTCCGCGCGGCAGCCGCCATTCGCACCGCGGCTCTCGTCCGGCCCGCGCATGCTCGCGTGTACATGGACATTTTGGTGTTTATGCTTTGTGTGTCCTCGATTCGTAGTGGGTAGGTAGAATCGGCTGAGGCTGTgagggagggggagaaaGCTTCGTGACGACACACGCTGGATTTCGCTATATGACGAAGcaaaaacgaaaaagaaaacaccaaggtatcaaaaagagaagaaaagggaaagagaaaaagaagaattcgTCCCACGGGTTTGATTCAGGTCGCCATTCAGGTTTTTTTATGTTTCACTTGGTCCCAAGGGATGAATGGTCCAATGTTCGTttgtaaaaataaattaaaagaTAAAGAGTTTCACAAGAGACACTTTCCAAGGAAAAACCCCAAAAATCACAAGTCACACGAACCCAACAacacaagacaagacacacACCAACCGCGACCCTCAccttttataaatataccagaaaagaaaaggtgtCCGGCCCCCATTTCCCCAGAAAAAAAGTCCAGCCCGCCGTCTCCCGACCTACGGAACGGCTTTCGCTATGCCAACCATCCCATCCCCTCTTCTGTCTTCCTGTActcgctctcctctttctttgctCGCTCGGCCTCTTCTCTGTCTCCCCCACACACTAAGAGTACTCCgtctaaaaaaaaaaaaggacccCCCCCTTCGGACCGTGTAGCCTTATTTTGTTATTTCTCCTTCCCCCAAAGCCACAAAGCCGTTTTCCTGTATCCGTCTCTGTCTTTCCCCACTCGCCACCCCCGAACCTtgcggagaaaaaaaagccaggCAACCTTACTCTGctcttgtctgtctgtccccaaaaggaaaaaacaagagaatTGCTTAGCTGCCAGCCCTACTTGGCTTGAGTGAGCTTCGCGCTGCGTGGGGCACGGTTTGTGTGACTGCGGAGCTTTTGATTCGCTGGGAGGGCCGGTGCGGGACAGGGCGGTCCGGGTCGGGCTGCAGGGGGAGGATTGGACTGGGAGAGGAAGCGGCTGTTTGAATTGTTTGGTTGGAGTTGGACCGAGTGCTTGGTAAGTTTGTAGACGAGCTTCatgtgatgatgagtttgagatGCGGCATGTAGTTGATTAGAGATGGCTTTGTAATTTCGTTGTAATCCGGTattgtcttgtctcttttttcttccctttgtgagcgattgattgattgattgattaatGCCCTCATAGTGTCTGTTCTGTCGCTTCAGTCCGTCCCGTCCATTGTGCCACCACACCGAGGCCGCATGCAACCTTGCGTCGTCCGGCTACATTATCACAAAGCATCAATCACCAAATCACCTCCCCCAGCGTTACGCCCGCGACAGCACGCAAACATTCACAGCACAATTTGTATGCACCCGTCGGCAACAAACATGACGCGGCACCAACGGAATCATGCCATGCAGccccatctcatctcatctcaactTCTCCTCAGCGGGCGTCCGAAAatgcttgtcttgtctctgaTGGATTCCATTTTACTGACCTCGGCTCTACGCTACACACAGCCTCCCGCTGGTAGCGCCAACGGCTATATCATAGAAAAGCTCGCAAcgtgaagaaaaaatatgGAGACGCCCGTCAACATGTGTAAAATACCAACCAACAAAAAACTCCATCCGGCATCTAAAattccccctcccccaaaaaacaaaaagccGAAAAAATACACGAGTCTAAAAACCCccgatgctgatgatgcctCAATGTGTAGTAAAAAAAACGTTTCCCTCCTCCAATCCATCCCCCACGCTACCGATATATAGCCGTGACGCCCATACGCGGCGCGCAGCAACGcggaaataaaaaatattaccCGAAATAAAGGTGTGACGATGCGGAACCCAGCCCACCGCGGTCCagagcgaagaagagaaagaatatACAGGTGCAAGAAATAATGAcaatagaaaaaaatatcCCTCCCGACTTGGTCATGCAATTATAGGTTGTCaaggctcttcttcttctttcttcttttcttctttactGCTCTTTCGgagcctcctctccctcgccaaGCTCCTGCTGGACCTCGCCGATATGTCGTTCGCTTTCGGGCTTCCACGTTCCTGAGAAAAGCACACAGTTAGCCTTGCGTatggttttgttttgtctttaTATCACTCATCGCAACTTACCCTCAAAGTCGTGCTTGACAAATGCCATCGGATCATCATAGTCCTTGGCGCCCATCTGGCCAACGCCTGGTGAGAAGCTCGTAATGGGCAGCACAACCACGTCTCCCACGCGCTTGCTCGTCTCCATGCCCGTAAAGTTGCGGTAgtcaatcttgcccttgctgTTCTCCATGTCGAAGTAGCGCTCATCGTTGAAGTAGTCCATGATGGTGTCGGTCCACACGGCCGGCCCAGTCAGGTCCACCACGCGGTTGCCCTGGAATGCTGACAgcttgccctccttcttcatcgccagcgTCGAGTTGGTGATGCGGCTGATGATGTCGCGCAGCACCGGGTGTCCGGGCTTGCTCTGGATCGTCCACTGGCAGAACTGGATACGCCGGCTGTACCAGTCAGCCCAGTCGGGTCGGTCGGGGTCGGCCTCAATGCCAATCACCAGGCCCACGGTCTCCTTGGGGATCTGCGGGGGAATCCATTCCAGTGCGCTCTTGATGGCATACGTGTCAATGTCCGAGTAGATGCCGCCGCGCGCGTACAGGATCAGGTAGCGGAACAGGTCGGCCTTGAGCACGGGCAGTGGGAGGGCGTGGTACGCCTCCAGCACCTCGGGGATGCTCCCgtacagcagctgcagcagcgtgTCGGCGACAGAGTCGGTGATGACCTCGTGGATGAAGCCCGGGTGCTCAATTGACCACGACGCCTCCTGCTCGCGGAACTGGAACTCGCCCTCGCCCGGCGTGTACTTCCAAGTCTGCCAGATGTAGGCGGGGAACTTGGACTCGAtgtcgtactcgtactggtaGGCAAGCTTTTCGTACGTTGACATGCCCGACATATCAATCATGGGCTTTtgcggaggaggcggcggcagtcGCTGCTGCGCATTGGCCGCGGCCAGTGCCTCTGCTTCGGCATCTCTGCTTTCGGTCGAGCTGGAGGGGCTCTGCTCGGAGTTGTGCGATCGtgtgatgaggaagaagacggtcaAAAGGAACGCCGCCGCAATGAAGGCGCGGCGAGGGTTCAACATGATTGacttgtctctctctcctcttctatTTTATTGTGTGTCTTTTTACCCGTCTCGTAGACCAAAGAGGTGAAGTCGACGTCGATACCGTAGAACCTGGTACGAATCGGAGAAGTGAAATCGAGATTAAGCTTGCAGCTAGACCATGGAATAGCTGCAAATCGCAATGTGACAGCCGAGAAAGTTGACCAGGAAAAGTACAAGAGAAAGTAGCACCACTctaaagaaaagaaaagaaaagagctcGCTTGCTTCCGCTTGGCAGGGGTGGCTAGCAGTGGGTTCtcgtcttgttttttctttatcttcTCTTCGTGTCTTTCGTCTCGCTTGATTAGGCGTCGTCGGGATACGAGATGCGGAATACGGACACCAATGCAGGAAATAGGGAACTAAGGAGGGGATGACGAAAGGGGGGCAAAAGATGCCAAAGTTCAGGCGAGAGTGTTTAAAACGATTGACGAGAAAGTAAAAGAGGCCCTCGAATcataaaaaggaaaaaaaaaagatctaGCTGAGGAACCCGAAGAAGGGGGAGTTCAGCAAAACGGGATTATGAAAAGTTTGGGTTTGACAGAGGGAGGGTGGATGCATGCGGTGCTTCCTCATCTGCTATTTGATGTCACTCTTCCATccaatgtttttttttcttcgtcctTCTTTTTGGCGTGGGAGATTTGAGCTAAAAATtgcaggaaaaaaaaatagggGTGTTCAGCTTTAGCACCAGACCGTTTTCTGCACGGCTTTTGGCCACTAAATCGCGACTAGCAGGTAGCCGGTACCTGCAACGAACCCACCCTTTGCACCGGACAAGCCGTACGAGATACTTGAGTTTT
The sequence above is drawn from the Trichoderma breve strain T069 chromosome 5, whole genome shotgun sequence genome and encodes:
- a CDS encoding AMP-binding enzyme domain-containing protein — its product is MSMYTRACAGRTRAAVRMAAAARRRAMSTAAAAAARTTVDEGYVPQEWQQRILGTERLSIRTGPMEPALFTGTIPDHFASVVSRHGDRSAVIARSPTPNAHESTLTYHALDLVSNRLASSLSSIGVRKGDRVAVSLGNSAEFAALTYALFKLGAVLVPLNPTFNAQQVTAALSHLNAEVLIIGAVTDLAYRPGKGRSNKQLLETIVGDLQRSRIQSEAVPSLKRVVVLDNRASHPDVVFPLDEFAALSSYETLLEGSDRAVKPDAPLDPADTINIQFTSGTTSAPKAAQLSHTAILNNGAFIADRMGLDPSDRIVVPPPLFHCFGSVLGYMATATTGAAILFPSPAFDPVATVRMAADTDATGLYGVSTMLVSIFEALDESSLNLPVPQHLLKGIVAGSSVPESLMRTIYKRLGLQDLVICYGMTETAPVSCMTRPSDPFEQRTSSVGTPMPHTTVKIVDPLDHTRVLPLGERGELAASGYLVMKGYFGDPERTAQVRRTESDGRTWMYSGDEAEMDADGFVQITGRIKDLIIRGGENIHPLEVENCLFQLLGVQEVSVAGVPDERLGEAVAAFVIPRHGWTTADAQREGDEAARRLSKDRVREWVRTNLSSHLVPKYVFWVDDYPKTASGKIQKFKLQEMAKKMLADEA
- a CDS encoding TLC domain-containing protein; this encodes MGDSHGFVADEKTVAGSSKSSRPATNGARYMQTSGSNVVLVRRLKRKDEGLWKPLARWFVENQVGLSLNLLALLFLAHACIPKARVHTTKFFHLSYYNAKTGKYAAGIDDACLIAFFIVLFTGLRAGTMDYILAPFGRLFEINKKKDLTRFTEQAWLLVYYLVFWPTGVYLYYNSPAWLNMRELWTDWPNREMGGLMKWYMIAQWAFWLQQIIVINIEDRRKDHWQMFSHHIITTALISSCYCYHHTRVGMFILVIMDVVDLFLPVAKCLKYCGYTTLCDYVFALFMVSWFVARHVFYIMVCWSIYAHTPEIMPNGCFVGPNDSLVGPLEAPAGFTYLIEPFFNSTGRVCYNETVKWAFLTPLLLLQGITIFWFTMIVRVAVKVIGGGGAEDTRSDDEADEEEDEEELIYEEVHPLEQEVGVEELDLKSWERRNGLKKQASASGVSLPGHSDRKELLGRIGCEKQVE
- a CDS encoding glycosyltransferase sugar-binding region containing DXD motif domain-containing protein gives rise to the protein MLNPRRAFIAAAFLLTVFFLITRSHNSEQSPSSSTESRDAEAEALAAANAQQRLPPPPPQKPMIDMSGMSTYEKLAYQYEYDIESKFPAYIWQTWKYTPGEGEFQFREQEASWSIEHPGFIHEVITDSVADTLLQLLYGSIPEVLEAYHALPLPVLKADLFRYLILYARGGIYSDIDTYAIKSALEWIPPQIPKETVGLVIGIEADPDRPDWADWYSRRIQFCQWTIQSKPGHPVLRDIISRITNSTLAMKKEGKLSAFQGNRVVDLTGPAVWTDTIMDYFNDERYFDMENSKGKIDYRNFTGMETSVGQMGAKDYDDPMAFVKHDFEGTWKPESERHIGEVQQELGEGEEAPKEQ